The sequence tttgtgttttctttttgtattcatGAAGATGGATGCCTTACAGGATGAGTAATTACAACTTAATGACCGTGTGTATTTTCATGTATACGTCTCTTCTGCGTGTGCGGTGGTGCTATGACAATCATGTGTGTATGCTCATGCCTGTACAGTACAGCTACCTCACGTGACCTCTGCAACGCTTGCCTCGTGCTGTTATCGGCAACCTAGAAGAGACAAGTTAACACAAAGTGACTGACGCATCATTTTTACTATAAAACAAAGGACTGAAGCAAATTCTTTGATACGTATCTGCGGGGCTCTTTTGATTCAAGGGTTGATTTGAAAACTTCTGCTTAagtcataaaaatattttgtgtctTACAGATATTCTACAAAGTCACCAGAGAGATTTTTCCTGGCCAGGAGCTGCTACTTTTCATGAAGGCTGAAGAGTATTCATGTGATACGATGGCTCCTGATATTCATGGTGGGCACCTCAcgcatgcacagacacaaatattttggtttttttctctctctgctgtaaACATATCTCACAAAtggttttttttctatgttaatTCCCCCCCTCCCGCCCCGACACCTTGCACTACGCAGAGGAGAGGCAGTACCGCTGTGAGGATTGTGACCAGCACTTTGAGTCCCGAAACCAGCTGCTGGACCACCAGAAGAAGCCGTGTGGGatgcccccctcctccttcctgAACCCAGGTTtgaattttcattattattactttttttctaCCACCATAAAAATAGAGTTGTACAGAGTGTCGAGAAACATGTGTTGCTGAACTGGGACCAAGACACTAATGATCTAAGTGCTTTGTCTCTCATCGGAGCAACTGAAAATGAGATCATAGAGTAGTGCTCTGTGGAAAAGGTGAATCTGATCTACGCTTTAGCCATGAGGACGACTTTAAAACCTTCCACTTTCGAGTGAATGAAGCTTTTTTTGAGCTGCTTGTATAACTTCTTATGTAATCTAGGAGGCGACAATGACCTGAAAGCCCAAGAACCTCAAGACTTGCGACCCCTCCACATGTCCCAAGGACTACACGAATGTAAAGAGTGTGACCAGGTCTTCCCTGATGTTCAGAGGTAACTGGATGGACACATTTCATCCCATGATTTATTCGAGCAAGTGctgacaaacaaacatgtgaTTCAAGACAAATCCTTCCAAtctcattgtcttttttttcttttttcttttctgcagccTGGAGGCCCACAGCTTGTCCCACAGTGAGGAGAGAGAATATAAGTGTGACCAGTGTCCCAAGGCCTTCAACTGGAAATCGAACCTGATCCGACATCAGATGTCGCACGACAGTGGCAAGCACTACGAATGTGAAAACTGCTCAAAGGTAAAGTGATGACTGTTGAAGGGAATATTTCATGATTTGGGATGCAGATATTTGTGCACATGTGTCCCCTCTGCACATTTTTTTAGAAGCAGATAGTAACCCtcccgtgtgtctgtgtggttccTCCCCCCAGCAGGTGTTCACAGACCCCAGTAACCTCCAAAGGCACATTCGCTCGCAGCACGTCGGGGCGCGTGCTCATGCCTGTTCTGAGTGTGGCAAGACGTTTGCAACGTCTTCAGGCCTCAAACAGCATAAGCACATCCACAGCAGTGTCAAGCCCTTCATGTGTAAGTCACTAAGACCCTACCTATGTAAGTCTACTCAGTACATTATAAGAATAACAGTAATGACATGCTTTGGCTTGCCttctaatgtgttttttgggggggggggaaatcacTTCATCCTTCTGCAGGTCTTTTTCTCCAGAACTAATCTTGTAATGTTCTACAGGGTTTACACGTGATAATATACTGCAGCGAAGCAAAGACGTTTCTTTAGAAAGGCCCATGCAGTCTGTTTTCTGCACCGAGCCTCGCACACTGCTGACATAATAATAACAGCATTTTAACGAGCATGTAATTCAGTTTGAATCGTTGAATCTTTGTCTAACCTTGATTTTGCTTGTAACTGTGATTTAATCTAATGTTTTGTTGACATACATCTTGCAGGCTTTTTTGTCTCGTGTCTTGGTTTCTTTATTTCTTGAGCacatactttcttttttcttattttttgggGTCCTCGCTAACTCCTGCAGGATCCAAAAACCTTTGACCTTTCACACTTTCACCACCTCACACAAGAGATCTGATCTCCATATCCCCTGAAGCATTATGACCTCCACCCTCTGCCCCTTTCCTCTTtcccctgttttattttttattgtttttttgtttttttaagtgggcTCATACAAATCTGTGCACATTAAATACATactatctttttcttttgtcatgaaaacacacagacaaacacatataaataaatatccatATACTTAAGCAGGAGTGACGGCATCTCCAGTGAAGACTTCAGATTTCCCTATCTCGTCTTTTGCCTCCAGAACACGCACCATTCCTCACAAATAGCAACCACATGTACAGCCCCTCTTCCCTGCGCTTCCTCTGAATTGGAGTCCATTTGCTATAATCAGCAGAAACTATGCAGGTTTAAAAACAACTAATAGCTgtctaaaaaaagagagagagacaaagcagCCTCCAACATGATGGCTGCCTGGGAGAAATCATATGCGAAGTGCCTTTTTGTGTGAGTGCTCTTGTAGGGTCTGTATgcatgtgcttgtgtgtgcataCTAGTATTCGTGATTTAGTGCACGCAGTGTGTCAAGGATGCGTGCATACAAGCTTTTGTATGAACGGGGAGCACCCAGAGGTGCTGGGTTGTTAATTCCCACACTCAAGTGAACATTATTTATCTGCTGCACTTTTCACAGGAGCATGtttataatattttgtttttcagtttattaagtGCTGAAGAATACGCACATGTGGTGAATCCTGCCCCACAGTGTGAGTGTGATGCGTATGTTCTCAGGATGTAAATGTCACAAGAACTAAACTGAGTCAAAGGGCTTTTTTCTTCCAGTCTGCTCAGGCTATGTGGGCGtacttgtatttaaaaaaatatagtcACAAGGAGAGATCATTAATAGCtcttgttccttctttttttggctaaaatttaaaatttcaagcaaatttaaaatacaaattctTTAGTGTtcttttaaacagtttaaaatggCCTAACACACCCATGGTGATGATTAGGTAACGCTTAGAGAAACTGAGAAACTGCTGTTTCATGTCACAGTGCTAGACGTCAGCTTCATTGGTTAAATTGACTGAAAGGTCTGGGCTCagggaattttttttcttctccttcctctgctgcttcttcttcttcttcttcttcattagCCTGGCTGTGTCCAAAAAAGCTTAGCCACAAATAcccttattttaatttatttttctggtTCCTGAaaattcacctttttttttttctttttttaaaatataggaTTACATTCACTCCTGGCTTGAACTTTCCCATTTGGAGTTCCTCTGGGATGTTTATTCAAATGTGCTtccaaaatgcttttttttcctgttctccCTCTCCATCTCCTTGAATTGCCTCTTGTGCACCTTGAGGCTGGAAAGCatccaaagtatgcagaagtgaaaccaCAGTGTGAGCCTAACCACTTCCTTATCCTCGTTTAGAAGATCTAATAACAATATGAGCTAAATCAATCATCCAGAAATCCTTCTTACTGCTTTCCTAAAAGTGTAGGGTGAACACAAGCTGCAATCCACAAAATCCATAGTGTGGGAGGGGTGTGACAAAGAGGGACATCTTCTGCATGACAGAAGTTCAGAGACACAAAACTGAAAAGCACAACCAAAATAGCATATGATGGGTTACTATTCCCACTATTAAATCATCCATTTACAATAGAAATAGCTGACAGATTAATACTGACCAACAGATACCATCAGATGGTGGATTTTTTGTTGGGTGTTGTCATTGTACGTCTCCGGAGACAGACTGACTGACAGGCAGGCATAGAGAGTGTGGCTGTTGACTGTGGGAAGGTCAGTAAGCGCAGGATGACAGAGCCAACTATGGGGACAAGGTGAGGGGGCTGAGGGGGTGACTAGAGAGGCCCAGAgagagtgggggtgggggttgggGGGGAAGCAGCAGAGGACGTGAGACCTGTCCCTGGGAACCGGACTGCAGGATAGGATTCATTCAACTCCACTTCCTTCTCAAACTTAAAATAGAGCCATTGTACTGAATGAGGCTGAgaatgtgtgtgcgtttgtgtgtgtgtgtagctttatgcctgtgtgtgtctgtgtgtgtgattacaATTTCGTTGCGGTGTGTGTGGATATTTTGTGAATGTGACTGCATGTacacatgtgtgtctctgtgtgattgTTTATGGACTCCCTGGGAGCGTCCCTGGAAGGACAATGGGGCTGGAGATGCCTGGGAATTTGGTTTGATGTGCAGCTGATGAGTGGCAGCGAGTGACTCACACCATCAACCAAATAGATTCTCTGACAATTCCAGGATCTGGACACACctcttcttttctgttctgCTGGAACATTGTCAGAGTATTGATGGGAACACAAGTGTATCACTCATGCTGCATTTCCTCTGCCTTTGCTTCAGCCGGCCTGAAGCATAGAAATGTCATATTAAATTATGTAATTttggtgtgtatgtgcatgagGAGTTGGGAGGGGTGGAGGGGTGGGGGTTCAGTTCATGTCAGAGGCTGATGCAATCTATGCTTGTCTCTGTTTCCCTACAGGTGAAGTCTGCCACAAGTCCTACACCCAGTTCTCTAACCTTTGCCGCCACAAACGTATGCACGCTGACTGCCGCACACAGATCAAATGTAAGGACTGTGGGCAAATGTTCAGCACCACCTCTTCCCTCAACAAGCACCGGCGCTTCTGTGAAGGGAAGAACCACTTCACAGCAGGAGGGCTGTTTGCCCAGGGTATGCCACTCCCTGGGGCCCCCGGCTTGGACAAATCAGCTCTTGCAATGGGTCACAGCAGTGCAGGACTTGCTGATTATTTTGGGGCTAGCCGACATCACAGCGGACTTACGTTCCCTGCTGCCCCAGCATTTCCTTTCAGCTTCCCTGGCCTGTTCCCCTCTGGACTTTATCACCGGCCGCCACTCATTCCTGCCACAACTTCTCCTGTCAGACAGCCATCCCACGCACCTGTTGCTGGACCTGGAGTAGAGCTGAGCAAGAGTCCTTTGCTGCCTCCAAGCCCTGGTGCTCAGGAGTCTCAAGAACTTCTCAAAGCTCTCCGCAAAGACGGCGGTTCACCTGGAAGTCAAATGCCAGTGTCAGACAGCCAGGGCTCATCCTATACCAAGCAAAAGAACAAGCAGAGTGACCAGTCTGAAAGCAGCGACCTGGATGATGTCAGCACACCCAGTGGAAGTGATCTAGAGAGCACGTCAGGCTCCGAGCTCGAAAGCGACATGGACagtgagagggagaggggggctGCTCGAGAAAACGGAAAAGGTCCAAAGAGGAAGGCCAGTGAAGGAGGCCCTCAAAGCCCCGGCCTGATGGGCAGCAGCGCTGCTAAAGACTTTCCAGGCCCTTCCCTCATCCCGTCCCCGCTGGACGAACACACAGCTGTAACAGGAGCTGTGAATGACTCTATTAAGGCCATTGCCTCAATTGCCGAGAAGTATTTTGGCTCCACTGGGCTAGCTGGCCTACAGGACAAGAAGGTTGGGTCTCTTCCCTATCCTTCTATGTTTCCACTGCCTTTCTTCCCAGCGTTCTCCCCTCCGGTTTACCCCTTCCCAGACAGAGACCTCAGAACTGCAGGCCTGAAGGGGGAGCCACAATCACCTGCAGATGACTGCAAGAAGGCCCAAGGGAAGTCTTCATCCGAGTCCCCATTTGACCTCACCACCAAGCGAAAGGAGGAAAAGTTAGCATCCTTTGCATCTTCCAAACCAGAAATGGCCCAATCTATGGGTCAGGATCAGCCACTAGATTTGAGCCTTGGGGCCAGGGGCCGTGGGCGTAATCcaagagaggaggagacgaAAAAGAATCCAAATTACGAAGAGGAGAAAGGAGTGGTGGAGATCCCAAAAGCAGACACTTCCTTACAACATGCTAGGCCCACCCCTTTCTTCATGGACCCCATCTATAGGTATTGTTATTACCAGTAACTCTCTAAGCCTTTATTTGGTTAAAtaacagtatttaaaaaatgtaattacttcTATATGCTGCAAATGTGCATACAGATTTGCAAAGTTTGTCAGTTATTTTGTAAAACTGAATATAATCTCACTGATAACCACTAAGAGCTAATAGAAATCTACTATTAGCAGGGTTGAGAAGAGGAGAATGAGCGATCCGTTTGAGACTCTGAAAGACAAGTACATGCGACCCGCTCCGGGCTTCCTTTTCCATCCACAGGTAGGTTTAAACTATGGCTTTCATAGGAATTGGGGAAATTTGGGAAAGGATGCATACCGGGTACAACATAAAGGATTAAATATTGCATTCTTACGAGTTCAGCAGCTCTTTACTCTTTTAGTTATTTAAGTTGATGATTTAGATGCCTATACTGCCCTAATTTATAAGGGTACGagtttcatcacagctgtcatGGGTCTTGCCATCAAACAATGGCACAATTCAAGCTTACAAGTCCACTCTTGGCCTCCTATGTACACAGCAGTGACAGCAACATGTAATTTAACCAACCAGTGCATATTATGATTCTTTCTACAAAGAGCTTTTATCCTTAATGGTTATCACAGACTGACCAGACTGGATTAATGAGGATTAGCATGTGACTCTAGTTTTACCCAAGCTACTGCCTGTTAAGCCCGCTGCTGGCTCCCCGAAACAGATGTGTTTCGGAAAGAAAGGCCACTTTGTGACACATCTTCCTATAATATGTCTTTgattacaatataaaaaaaatgatatgctCTTAAAGCAACGGTTTCTGCCCCTGGGTTTTCTGTGCCAGTATTTCCAGCGTGAGGCTCCATTTAACGGGTATGTGTCCATGCGTGCACACgggtctgtgtgtatgtatgtcgaTGACATGTTGCATTGACGTTCATTTGTTCAATCTTCCCCCGCGGGTGAGAACGGTCTGCTGGAAAGTGAAAACACCACTTTCTCAGgcacatgattttttttctctcttttctggcTGTTTCAGGCCTGGTTTTTACAGGCTGTTTCATTTGTCTGATTTATGTCCCCTGTCCAGACTGCTGCATGGGTCCAGCCTGCAGCAGCCACATGGCCGTCCCACATGCCTTAATGAGGTGTCCTATCAGTAGAAACACTAACTGAGTGCTTAGGCCATCTTTATGACTTTATGATGTCTGGACACACAAATCATTCCCGCAAATACCAGACCAGGGTAGGTCTCAGCCAGACCAGGCGATGGGCTGTTCCACGTACTTTTGAGgaggtttgttttcagtcaccTGAGTCACTCTTGAGCAATATATTAAAAGAGAGCTTGCAAAGCTGAGGGGGCTGGAAGTTCTTTCAACCTTTAGtgattcagctttttatttCCTGGCAGGAAATTTTACTGCTAGCCAATACTGGCTTAGATTACATACTGGAATTGAATTTGTAGCCTTCTATAATGAGCTTATTGAACACCAGGAAGTGTTGGAAACTATAAGAGCCTCATATAATTCCAGCGCCATAACTCCGTAGATAGGCAGCTCATTGCTCATTCAAAGTTAATTGCACCAAGGCCCATCATCCCTTCTGTACCCATGTGTGTCCAATCAAAAGCTGTTGATTCATGCGCCACTTTCTGGTTCTGActgctttctcttttccttctcttccGCCCCTCAGTTTCATTTGCCAGATCAGAGAACTTGGGTAAGTTCCTCTCAAACATACAGTTTTGCCATGTGTCCGTACGTCAAGCAAACAAACCCTATCCCACAATTAATGCACGAGCTGCGAAACAGTTTCCAACTGACATCACCCAGCATTCGCATGGCTTTGGCctgtcacactcacacactgactCGACTGCTCAGagacaataaaaagaaatttcaTATCAGTGTTTATAATGTTTAACATACTATGGTATGTGTATCCAAGcctttttgatttgtttacaTCTTTCGATCTTGATGTATCTTTACTTCTAACATGAAAGTGTTTCAGTGGGGATTTCCAACTGAGCTACACCCTTTCCATGCACCAGCCCTGAATATATGTTTGCTTATTTGGAGAATGAAGCAGACCTCTTGCAAATGGGcatggggggaggggggatgagtggaaCGTGGGGTGGTGAGTGGTCTTTAGGGGTGCTGCTTTACATCACCAAGAGGGTAACAGTCTCTTTGGGACACTGGCGGGGGGAGCGGGAGGTTAGTTCCTCCCTCTAAACATCTGGTTCCCGATAAAGATCAACAAATGAGAATGCATCTCGCTAATTAGGGCCCTAACAGCATCACTGACATCTGAAGATAGCCAATCAACTGCTGGTCCCAGAGTGGTGCTACAGAAACAAGCAAGTTTACAGATGCATACACACTGCCCAGAGGGAGGGATAGGGGGGTTTTAGTAggggtgtgtgtctgtatgtgtgtgtgtgtggttgaatGTACATGCGGGTAGATCAAAATGTCGAACATTTCGCACGCAATATTTCCAAGTGAGCCTGACTCGACATCCATaaaatcatttcagtgtttgaaGTGTAACATGGAGCTGACTGATGGTCACTTGTCTATTGGACTGGACGTGTGAGTCATTTGCCGTGTCCCCGCACACAAGTTATTTGGCAAGGAAAATCTCCTTTTTGGAGCATTTAGTGaaaaaatttttaaattgcagcaACGGATTTAAAGAACAGTTgtgatgagtttttttttttatcatgtcaAGTAGTCAGTATGCAAAGAAAATATACCCCGCCAtgtatattttttcatataaaaaGAGACGAGTCTTAACAGAGAGCAGCCGCATGAGTAGACTGAGGTGGGATCAGAATTCCCCAGTAGATGGAGCCAAGATGGAGTAGCTTTCAGCTCTAAAAATGTCTTATCGAACAGGTTCGATACTGCCGACAGCTTTAGGGGCCCTAATGTTCCCAGGAGTTATGGCTTCTCATTGAGCAGTGCAGACAAACTGAGCATTCATTCCAGTTTCTGAAAAGAGCCCAATGAAATACATTCAAAAGAAATATGAAAGCATTTCACCTCCCTCTTGCCTATCTTTCAGCCCGTCCCCCCCTTCTTTTCTCACTTCCTcgccttctctttctctcttctctcccaCTTGGTCTCTCTTTTGCCTTTGATTCATGGCGTTTAGCACTGGCATATTCATAATCAAACAGACCTGACACTCCACATCCTCCCTCAGTGGGAACGCCGACGGCTGCGGCAGGAACTTTACACTCGGCCGTCACTCCTAATCAGCCACTCCCAACACCCGACTCCACCGCCATCCATCAGCCATCAGTCCTTCTCTCTCCGGACTCTGTTTTGCCTTTTCTTACTTTCTTGTTTGCacgctttttttcctccctctttgtctctctttcttccattccccctcccccccccccctcctctatCATCTAGTCCTTCATCATGCTTCTTCTCCAATTCTCGTGCTCTGTTTCTTTTCCCTCAGTCTCCTCGATCTTGGCGTGAAGCCTGAGAGTGACAGGGGGTGAAAGCAGGAGATGGAATGTCAAAGTCGGAGCAGGGCTCTGGTGGAGGACCCGAATCACCATTGATTTGTTGCCTTATTGAaataagaaagagaaacaggctGAAAATTCAATACAGGCAAAATAATGCAAATGTGTGAgtctgctaaaaaaaagaaaactttgtaagggtgtgtgtgtgtgtgcgtgtttgtgtgtgtgtgtgtgtgtgcgcgtgtgtgtgtgtgtgtgtgtgtgtgtgtgtgtgtgtgtgtgtgtgtgtgtgtgtgtgtgagatggcCTGTCAAGCCCTGCGGCCTACTGAGACCCCtgcccctccctctcctcctccctctagTTCTCCCTTCACTCCCCCTCCAGCCCCCCGCTCCTCCCCCATCCCGCCCCTCTCAGCACAGCGATATCATTATTACCCGTGTCTGGCCCTTGATCAGTAATGTCAACATCTTTCATATTGACGAATGTGCTGTCTGCCCGCATTGTGCACAGAATGGTTTACAGCCCGGCAGTGGACATGAATCACTcctctgccacacacacacacaaacacgcacacacagacagatacaCACTAAGCATGTGCAATCACATGCAACGGACATGCCTGTAAGCACACacattttgcacacacacaaatacattacAGGAACATtcctcactctctcacacaaatATATTTTCCGTTTTTTACACACACTGAAGGTAGTTAATCAACTACGACCACCATGCAGCTCATAGTTTCTCATTCATATACATACATgagcgcacatacacacacggatATCTCCCCGGAGAGTATCCGATGAAAGTAAAGGTTCAGCTTCATTAGCAGATTGGCTGCAGTCCTCCtatgtgcgtgtgcgtgtgtgtttatctgCCTACTGTACATGCATGTTTGGAACAGAACAAGCAATGGCTTAATTTAACATTCACAGCTGCACACCTGCTCGCCACTAGCCATGAATGGAAGCGAACTGGTTTTCATTTTTCGGCAAAGTTATGAATCAGTTTCCAGTGTTCTTGTCATGCACATACAGGAATTTGACCTTGTGATGTATGAATTATTCATGAGCGTCATAATGAGAATTCTCCTTCGGCACTTGTTTGACTTTTCAACTGTTTTTTGCCTGTAAACAAGACTCATTACTCAAACGATGTGAGCGAATCTATATAGAAAGTAGGTTCTCTATTAAGAAAAATCCATAACTCTTTGGCTTATGTGCTTAATGTAAAGAATGTGGGATTTCTGTGCTTCTTAGGTAttgtcagtttttgcatttttattgcatCTGGCAATCAGAAACCAAAACACGCTGAATGTGTTGTCTCAAAATCTTGTTTATGAAAAGTCagatttcatttcttcttagctGACATGGCCCCTCACTCTGTCCTTCCTTTTTCCTATCTCTTCAGATGACTGCAATCGAGAACATGGCAGAGAAGCTGGAAACGTTTGGCTCCTTGAAGCCAGAGCCTGGTGACCTGCTGCGCTCGGTTCCCTCCATGTTTGACTTCAGAGCTCCGCCCTCGGCGCTTCCCGACACGCTACTGCGCAAGGGAAAGGAGCGCTACACATGCAGGTAACTAAAGCCCCTAGTTTGGCttgtatttttcacttttaagtcagtcataaattatttttttaatagtttttagtagtctctgcagtttttctttctttttcctttctcagAATATTTTCTTGTAAATCTTGTCTGAGACTGGTGTGCGTTTTGTgggtagttttttgtttttatatggtTGTGTTTTAGTGAGAACACATTGCAGTAAGAATTCCTGTTCTTTTTTTGGAAGCActtaaaaattgcaaaatgttATGTACTCCTTTATAGATACTGTGGAAAAATATTCCCTCGCTCTGCCAACCTGACACGCCACCTGAGGACTCACACAGGAGAGCAACCGTATAGGTAAGAGCATTTTTTACGGGCTCCTCGTGTTTTTTTACTTTGCGATTGTATCCCTCAACCTATCCTTACTTAGCTCTAAAAGTCTGCAGGCACATAATTGTCCAGTCAAAAATCCGATTTGCACCATAGCCGATTAACACCCCATGAAAAAGAGCTGCTTTTCTCCCCTCACACATATGAGTGAAAGCAGGgcacacactttcacacagtGTACTCTGAGCCACACATACAGACAGCACAACTCGTTTGTTAACAGCATGTGGATGTTTTCCCAGGGATTTCTTGTCTACAGTTAGAACAgagtttatgtgtgttttcttatgCCATTAAAGGCCTGGAATAATTATACTACTGCTAAACAATTTGCCTGATGAAAAATGGCGTCCATCGCCTGGGTGAAAGGGGAGGTTTGGGGGGATTTGGGTTGTTGAGGAGCACAGGCAGATGTCCACACCCGGCAGCTGTGGTCACAGAGTGATCTACAACAACTTTGGCTACTCCAAATAGAGGCTTACATCCCATCTAAACAGTTATTCCCATCTTATTCCAGAAATCGTGGTTAAAAAAATAGTAATTTTAGCTCTtagtgattattttttttccattttggaaGCTTTGTTTAAAGGCTCCCCTTTCTGCTCCTATCAGCCCAGCAGATTTTTCCAGGTGCATCTGAAGTACTAGTTACAATACAACAGTGGTCCAGTACCCATGCAAAAATTAATTCTGAAGACTTACTACATTTGGATGCCTCGGTGCTTGGCTTTGTAGTTACTAAGgtagaggaattttggcccaaaGTTCGGAAGGGGCCTGCTGACCacaggggagagagaaagacagatgcAGGCCTCTACTGCCCCAGCCTGATAGCCTGCACTCTACATGCTGGCATGCCATTAAAGATCACCGccttttattgtaattttttgtGGAGATAACCGGGGGGGAGGGTTCCTGAGGGACAGCCAATCGAGCGAGCTAATTCCACAAGAAGAAAAGATGTAATCTTCTCGTATAATTTTGCATGAAGAAACTTGGCAGGAGCTCCTAATTTTTGCAGGGCTCAAACCAAATCTGTTGCGTGCTTATTTTGTGAGAGAAGAATGCAATTTTATTGCGCTGGCTGGAGATAAGAGGCAGAGCTGTTTCACCTTAAACAAGCTCCTCCATCATGTCTGGGACTGTGGGACTGCTGGGACTGTCTgtatgagcatgtgtgtgtgtgtgtgtgtgtgtgtgtgtgtgtgtgtgtgtgtgtgtgtgtgtgtgtggtgtcctACATTATGTATCCCATTATGTTTCCCCACATAACAAACCGCAGGTTCCTGATTCATTATGCAGTACAGTTGTATTTATGACCAGCGGCATGTGCGCTTTgatgttttcttcatttaattACTGAGCTAAACGAAAGGCATTTACTTTCTTTCTGCAGGTGTAAGTACTGTGACCGCTCCTTCAGCATCTCCTCCAACCTACAGCGTCACATTCGCAACATCCACAACAAGGAGAAGCCGTTTAAGTGCCACCTGTGCGACCGCTGCTTCGGTCAGCAGACAAACCTGGATCGCCACCTCAAAAAGCACGAGAACGGCAATCTGTCAGGTGTGTAGCAAGTTTTGTAGACCGtggacatatatatatatatatatatatatatatatatatatatatatatatatatatatatatatatatatatattttgtaataagATACATTAATCaagctactttttctttttttttctttccgtATTATCAGAGAAAATGAGAGCAGCATTTGCTGACTCCTTAGATTCATCAATCATTCCACTGCATagcataaaacaaaatatactcCTGATCGAGAGAATCTCAGAGGCTGAgaaattaaattatataaatCTGTCATCGACCTCtgcaacaacagcacaaaatatttttgaatgAGCTGCTTTCATCAGCAGCACAGCTC comes from Astatotilapia calliptera chromosome 14, fAstCal1.2, whole genome shotgun sequence and encodes:
- the mecom gene encoding MDS1 and EVI1 complex locus protein isoform X2 → MRSKGRARKLATSDGDDKIPLYPSDILDDVCGSDGDPTPSSALPEDPGSPSLSDDESSPQDHLSFQHQSIFFPQEDLSIPFDFELRESTVPSGGLGIWSRRKVNVGERFGPYEGEHRPCLQDPTQGWEILDGSGHVKFCVDASKPDIGSWLKHIQFAPAAKQHNLTACQIDDQIFYKVTREIFPGQELLLFMKAEEYSCDTMAPDIHEERQYRCEDCDQHFESRNQLLDHQKKPCGMPPSSFLNPGGDNDLKAQEPQDLRPLHMSQGLHECKECDQVFPDVQSLEAHSLSHSEEREYKCDQCPKAFNWKSNLIRHQMSHDSGKHYECENCSKQVFTDPSNLQRHIRSQHVGARAHACSECGKTFATSSGLKQHKHIHSSVKPFMCKSLRPYLCEVCHKSYTQFSNLCRHKRMHADCRTQIKCKDCGQMFSTTSSLNKHRRFCEGKNHFTAGGLFAQGMPLPGAPGLDKSALAMGHSSAGLADYFGASRHHSGLTFPAAPAFPFSFPGLFPSGLYHRPPLIPATTSPVRQPSHAPVAGPGVELSKSPLLPPSPGAQESQELLKALRKDGGSPGSQMPVSDSQGSSYTKQKNKQSDQSESSDLDDVSTPSGSDLESTSGSELESDMDSERERGAARENGKGPKRKASEGGPQSPGLMGSSAAKDFPGPSLIPSPLDEHTAVTGAVNDSIKAIASIAEKYFGSTGLAGLQDKKVGSLPYPSMFPLPFFPAFSPPVYPFPDRDLRTAGLKGEPQSPADDCKKAQGKSSSESPFDLTTKRKEEKLASFASSKPEMAQSMGQDQPLDLSLGARGRGRNPREEETKKNPNYEEEKGVVEIPKADTSLQHARPTPFFMDPIYRVEKRRMSDPFETLKDKYMRPAPGFLFHPQFHLPDQRTWMTAIENMAEKLETFGSLKPEPGDLLRSVPSMFDFRAPPSALPDTLLRKGKERYTCRYCGKIFPRSANLTRHLRTHTGEQPYRCKYCDRSFSISSNLQRHIRNIHNKEKPFKCHLCDRCFGQQTNLDRHLKKHENGNLSGTAMSSPQSELDSSSAILDDKEDSYFNEIRNFISNTSQNQTSPDPSEEGLNGGPFEEEKPLMASHRSHDLEDEEAEELGADEEEGEEPSNTPEKSESKVLQSDLDDPIIQDEMDLSEPNDLNLSCKTSPRRYKDEEEQSSYSALDHIHRFTEMRKLDESELSDGDGDGDEEDGSFGSPSLTEAVKQPLFRKSKSQAYAMMLSLAEKDTLHPATHTPATMWHSLARAAAESSAIQSLSHV